Proteins from a genomic interval of Ensifer canadensis:
- the ctlX gene encoding citrulline utilization hydrolase CtlX → MKRLSVQAPKGVVMIRPHHFGPNPMTAKDNAFQSTDEARKPSAIATAAFDEVTRMADGLSAAGVAVHLFEDETMTRPDSVFPNNWFSTHSGGHVAIYPMYSESRQSERRADIIEMLKNEYRVQDVIDYSGLEKDGVYLEGTGAMVLDHIGRVAYAARSNRTNEVALERFCTHFNFEPMVFGAVDRNGNSIYHTNVLMCIGTDFALIGTSMIPDAARRQEICARLEETGRQVIDLTIDQIENFAGNAIELDGADGRVVVMSARALASLRPDQVKAIEVSARVLAFDVPTIELAGGSVRCMLAGVHLSRREPAGTQKLYAATSDR, encoded by the coding sequence ATGAAGAGACTGTCCGTACAGGCGCCGAAGGGTGTCGTGATGATCCGTCCGCACCATTTCGGCCCGAACCCGATGACGGCCAAGGACAATGCCTTCCAGTCGACTGACGAGGCGCGCAAGCCCTCGGCGATCGCAACTGCCGCTTTTGATGAAGTGACGCGCATGGCTGATGGCCTGTCGGCCGCCGGCGTCGCCGTCCACCTGTTCGAAGACGAGACGATGACCCGTCCGGACTCGGTGTTCCCGAACAACTGGTTCTCCACCCATTCGGGCGGACATGTGGCCATCTATCCGATGTATTCGGAAAGCCGTCAGAGCGAACGCCGCGCCGACATCATCGAGATGCTCAAGAACGAGTATCGCGTCCAGGACGTGATCGACTACTCAGGCCTCGAAAAGGACGGCGTCTATCTTGAAGGCACCGGCGCCATGGTGCTCGACCATATCGGTCGCGTGGCCTATGCGGCCCGGTCGAACCGCACCAACGAGGTGGCGCTGGAGCGCTTCTGCACCCACTTCAACTTCGAGCCGATGGTGTTTGGTGCGGTCGACCGCAACGGCAACTCGATCTACCATACCAATGTGCTGATGTGCATCGGTACGGATTTCGCGCTGATCGGCACCAGCATGATCCCCGACGCGGCAAGGCGACAGGAAATTTGCGCGCGGCTGGAGGAAACGGGCCGGCAGGTCATCGATCTCACGATCGATCAGATCGAGAATTTTGCCGGCAACGCGATCGAACTCGACGGCGCCGATGGCCGTGTCGTCGTGATGTCGGCGCGTGCGCTTGCGTCGCTTCGGCCGGACCAGGTCAAGGCGATCGAGGTTTCGGCGCGCGTGCTCGCCTTCGACGTGCCGACCATCGAGCTTGCCGGCGGCTCCGTGCGCTGCATGCTCGCCGGCGTGCATTTGTCACGCAGAGAACCCGCCGGTACGCAAAAGCTTTACGCCGCCACATCCGATCGATAG
- a CDS encoding ABC transporter ATP-binding protein, translating into MTALSLKNLDIFYGDAHITHDVNLEIADGESFALVGESGSGKSTVLKAIAGLAPEWTGEINVFGKPRSHGIDRAFSRQCQMVFQDPYGSLHPRKTVDATLGEALTIHGIGNRSARIEEVMSSVGLDRKFRFRFPHQLSGGQRQRVAIARALMLKPKVLLLDEPTSALDVSVQAEILNLLKRLRQEQNLTFLMVTHNLPVVSFLCDRLAVMRQGRIVEVADVADLKRGDLKDPYSRELMHISAAHAN; encoded by the coding sequence ATGACGGCGCTTTCCCTCAAGAACCTCGACATCTTCTACGGCGACGCGCACATCACGCACGACGTCAATCTCGAGATTGCCGATGGCGAAAGCTTTGCGCTCGTCGGCGAGAGCGGCTCGGGCAAGTCGACGGTGCTGAAGGCAATCGCCGGCCTTGCTCCCGAGTGGACCGGAGAGATCAACGTCTTCGGCAAGCCGCGCAGCCACGGTATCGACCGGGCCTTCTCCCGTCAGTGCCAGATGGTGTTTCAGGATCCCTACGGTTCGCTGCATCCGCGCAAGACCGTCGATGCCACGCTCGGCGAAGCGTTGACCATTCACGGCATCGGAAATCGCAGCGCGCGTATTGAAGAAGTGATGTCCTCCGTCGGCCTCGACCGGAAATTCCGCTTCCGCTTTCCGCACCAGCTCTCCGGCGGCCAGCGCCAGCGCGTCGCCATTGCGCGTGCACTGATGCTGAAGCCGAAGGTGCTGTTGCTCGACGAGCCTACCTCGGCACTCGACGTGTCGGTACAGGCGGAAATCCTGAACCTGCTCAAGCGTTTGCGGCAGGAACAGAACCTGACTTTCCTCATGGTCACCCACAACCTTCCAGTCGTTTCCTTCCTTTGCGACCGGCTGGCAGTGATGCGGCAGGGCCGCATCGTCGAAGTGGCCGATGTCGCCGACCTCAAGCGTGGCGACCTCAAGGACCCCTATTCGCGCGAACTGATGCACATCAGCGCAGCGCACGCGAACTAA
- a CDS encoding ornithine cyclodeaminase produces MVQYVGVGNVIELVKSIGIETFLLGLAEYIEDDFRRWNAFEKTPRLASHSKTGVIELMPTSDGEHYGFKYVNGHPKNPNVGLQTVTAFGVLSDVSTGYPCLVSEMTIMTGLRTAATSALAAKYLARPDARSMAIIGLGAQSEFQALAFRALLGIKRLQVFDIDIEAADKFLKNLADMDFDIVVAKTAEEAVAGADIITTVTADKRNATILSDNMVGAGVHINAVGGDCPGKTELQGDILRRADVFVEYPEQTRIEGEIQQMAPDFPVIELWRVIAGEAEGRRLGSQITIFDSVGFATEDFSALRFLRDRIQGTAFYTELDLTTQPEHPRDLYGLFKQPAAAVIAERSVA; encoded by the coding sequence GTGGTTCAGTATGTCGGTGTCGGCAACGTAATCGAGCTGGTCAAATCGATCGGCATTGAAACGTTCCTGTTGGGTCTTGCGGAATATATCGAAGACGATTTCCGCAGGTGGAACGCTTTTGAGAAAACCCCGCGGCTGGCGAGCCATTCGAAGACGGGGGTCATCGAATTGATGCCGACGTCCGACGGCGAGCATTACGGCTTCAAATACGTCAACGGCCACCCGAAGAATCCGAATGTTGGCTTGCAGACTGTGACGGCCTTCGGTGTTCTCTCGGACGTCAGCACTGGTTATCCCTGCCTCGTCTCCGAGATGACGATCATGACGGGTCTGCGCACGGCGGCGACCTCTGCATTGGCCGCAAAGTACCTGGCTCGCCCCGATGCCCGCTCGATGGCGATCATCGGGCTTGGCGCGCAGTCGGAATTCCAGGCGCTCGCCTTCCGGGCCCTGCTCGGGATCAAGCGCCTGCAGGTGTTCGATATCGACATCGAAGCGGCGGACAAGTTCCTGAAGAACCTCGCCGACATGGATTTCGATATCGTTGTCGCCAAGACCGCAGAAGAGGCCGTTGCTGGCGCCGACATCATCACGACGGTGACGGCCGACAAGCGCAACGCGACGATCCTCTCCGACAATATGGTCGGCGCCGGCGTGCACATCAACGCCGTAGGGGGCGACTGCCCCGGCAAGACCGAACTGCAGGGCGATATCCTGCGTCGTGCCGATGTCTTCGTCGAATATCCGGAGCAGACGCGGATCGAAGGAGAAATCCAGCAGATGGCGCCGGACTTCCCGGTGATCGAACTCTGGCGCGTGATTGCCGGCGAGGCTGAAGGCCGCCGGTTGGGCTCGCAGATCACCATCTTTGATTCCGTCGGCTTTGCCACGGAAGACTTTTCGGCGCTGCGCTTCCTTCGTGACAGGATCCAGGGCACGGCCTTCTACACCGAGCTCGACCTGACGACGCAGCCGGAGCATCCGCGTGATCTCTACGGACTGTTCAAGCAGCCGGCGGCCGCTGTCATTGCCGAGCGGAGCGTTGCCTGA
- a CDS encoding ABC transporter substrate-binding protein yields the protein MRMFKAAVFAASLMLSVAPAALAETPAEVLVVAQNIDDIVSIDPAEAYEFSSGEYVTQTYDRLVQYDAPDVLKLSPGLASEWTADDAAKTITFTLRDGVTFSSGNPLRGEDVVYSFKRVVALNKAPAFILTQLGWTPENIDKMVTADGNKVTIKYEGDFSSAFVLNVLAARPASVVDAEAVKANEADGDYGNAWLKANSAGSGPFVLKAFRAGELLNLQSNPNYFGGAPAIKGVIIRHVAEAATQQLMLETGDVDMAKNLTPDQVASLGAKSGMKVESYPQAAVHFLSFNQKAAALQPPAVWEAARYLVDYKGMTDSFLKGQMEVHQAFWPKGFPGSLDETPYTYDVEKAKKILADAGIQTPIKVTLDVINSTPFTDMAQSLQASFAEAGINFDIIPGTGSQVITKYRARTHEAMLLYWGPDFMDPHSNAKAFAYNEDNADDKYQSTTTWRNGWAVPAELNEATKAALKEADPAKRSALYVDLQRKVQETSPIVIMFQAATQVAMKDKVEGYVNGATSDFVFYRLVKKN from the coding sequence ATGAGAATGTTCAAGGCCGCGGTTTTCGCGGCATCCCTTATGCTGAGCGTGGCTCCGGCAGCTTTGGCGGAGACCCCGGCCGAAGTGCTGGTGGTTGCCCAGAACATCGACGATATCGTCAGCATCGATCCGGCCGAAGCCTACGAGTTTTCGTCCGGCGAATATGTGACGCAGACCTATGACCGTTTGGTGCAATATGATGCGCCCGACGTCCTGAAGCTTTCGCCTGGTCTTGCCAGCGAATGGACCGCCGACGATGCGGCAAAGACGATCACCTTCACCCTGCGAGATGGCGTCACCTTCTCCTCCGGCAACCCGCTGCGTGGCGAAGATGTTGTCTACTCCTTCAAGCGCGTCGTCGCGCTCAACAAGGCGCCTGCCTTCATCCTGACGCAGCTCGGCTGGACACCTGAAAATATCGACAAGATGGTGACTGCCGACGGCAACAAGGTCACGATCAAGTATGAAGGCGACTTCTCGTCGGCGTTCGTACTCAACGTTCTGGCGGCACGTCCGGCCTCGGTCGTCGACGCGGAAGCCGTCAAGGCGAACGAAGCCGACGGCGACTACGGCAATGCCTGGCTCAAGGCGAACTCGGCCGGTTCCGGCCCGTTCGTGCTCAAGGCTTTCCGCGCCGGGGAACTTCTGAACCTGCAGAGCAACCCGAACTATTTCGGCGGCGCTCCGGCCATCAAGGGCGTGATCATCCGTCACGTTGCGGAAGCCGCAACCCAGCAGCTGATGCTTGAAACCGGCGACGTCGACATGGCGAAGAACCTGACGCCCGACCAGGTCGCAAGCCTTGGGGCCAAGAGCGGCATGAAGGTCGAATCCTACCCACAGGCGGCCGTCCACTTCCTGTCGTTCAACCAGAAGGCCGCAGCCCTGCAGCCGCCAGCCGTCTGGGAAGCAGCCCGTTATCTCGTCGACTACAAGGGCATGACTGACAGCTTCCTGAAGGGCCAGATGGAGGTCCACCAGGCCTTCTGGCCGAAGGGCTTCCCGGGCTCGCTCGACGAAACGCCTTATACCTACGATGTCGAAAAGGCGAAGAAGATCCTTGCCGATGCCGGCATCCAGACGCCGATCAAGGTGACGCTCGATGTTATCAACTCGACGCCGTTCACCGACATGGCACAGTCGCTGCAGGCTTCCTTCGCCGAAGCCGGCATCAACTTCGACATCATCCCGGGAACCGGCAGCCAGGTCATCACCAAATACCGTGCCCGTACGCATGAGGCCATGCTGCTCTATTGGGGCCCTGATTTCATGGACCCGCACTCGAACGCAAAGGCCTTCGCCTATAACGAAGACAATGCGGACGACAAGTATCAGTCGACGACCACATGGCGTAACGGCTGGGCAGTCCCGGCAGAGCTCAACGAAGCGACGAAAGCTGCGTTGAAGGAAGCCGATCCGGCCAAGCGTTCGGCGCTCTATGTCGACCTGCAGCGCAAGGTGCAGGAAACGTCACCGATCGTGATCATGTTCCAGGCCGCAACTCAGGTTGCGATGAAGGACAAGGTCGAAGGTTACGTCAACGGCGCTACCTCCGACTTCGTCTTCTACCGCCTCGTCAAAAAGAACTGA
- a CDS encoding ABC transporter ATP-binding protein, whose protein sequence is MNPLLEIENLRVTFPTPRGDLEVVRGLSFTLGRERLGIVGESGSGKSMTGRSILKLVRAPGRVTADKLTFDGIDLLTRSERQMRPIRGARISMVMQDPKFSLNPVMTIGEQIAEALLTHQRMPRREVNNRVLTMLESVRIADPERVAKLYPHEVSGGMGQRVMIAMMLIPEPDLLIADEPTSALDVSVQAQVLDIIDELVKRKGMGLIFISHDLNLVSSYCDRILVMNTGEVVEECKAGELMNAKHPYTRGLIASIPRLDETRTELPVLDRSAWAKK, encoded by the coding sequence ATGAACCCGCTTCTCGAAATCGAAAACCTGCGCGTCACCTTCCCGACGCCGCGCGGCGACCTTGAGGTCGTCCGTGGCCTCTCCTTCACGCTCGGCCGCGAACGCCTTGGGATCGTCGGCGAGAGCGGTTCGGGAAAGTCGATGACCGGCCGCTCGATCCTGAAACTGGTGCGCGCACCGGGCCGGGTAACGGCAGACAAGCTGACCTTCGACGGCATCGACCTGCTGACACGCTCCGAACGGCAGATGCGCCCGATCCGCGGCGCCCGCATCTCGATGGTGATGCAGGACCCGAAGTTCTCGCTGAACCCGGTGATGACGATCGGCGAACAGATCGCCGAGGCCTTGCTGACGCATCAGCGTATGCCGCGCCGCGAAGTGAACAACCGCGTTCTGACCATGCTGGAATCGGTCCGGATCGCCGACCCGGAGCGCGTTGCGAAACTTTACCCGCACGAAGTTTCCGGCGGCATGGGCCAGCGCGTCATGATCGCAATGATGCTGATCCCGGAACCCGACCTCCTGATCGCCGACGAACCGACTTCGGCGCTCGACGTCTCGGTGCAGGCACAGGTCCTCGACATCATCGACGAACTGGTCAAGCGCAAGGGCATGGGCCTGATCTTCATCAGCCACGACCTCAACCTTGTTTCGAGCTACTGCGACCGGATCCTGGTGATGAACACCGGCGAGGTCGTGGAAGAGTGCAAGGCGGGCGAATTGATGAATGCCAAACACCCCTATACCCGTGGTCTGATCGCTTCGATCCCGCGTCTCGACGAAACCCGGACCGAGCTTCCCGTGCTCGACCGCAGCGCATGGGCAAAGAAATGA
- a CDS encoding Lrp/AsnC family transcriptional regulator: MHIFDDLDHQLISLLREDGRAPYSKVASVLGISRATVQTRIDRLLETGAVLGFTLRVRQDYDQRAIRAIMMIEVSGRTTTKVIKFLRGLPELYALHTTNGAWDMVAEIRANSLSDFDRILREVRDVEGVLNSETSILLSTI, translated from the coding sequence ATGCATATCTTCGATGACCTCGATCACCAGCTTATCTCGCTTCTGCGAGAAGACGGCCGCGCGCCCTACTCCAAGGTCGCCTCGGTTCTCGGCATATCGCGTGCAACCGTACAGACGCGCATCGACCGGCTGCTGGAAACCGGGGCGGTGCTGGGCTTCACATTGCGCGTCCGCCAGGACTATGACCAGCGCGCCATTCGGGCAATCATGATGATCGAGGTCAGCGGGCGCACGACCACAAAGGTGATCAAATTCCTTCGCGGCCTGCCCGAACTCTATGCTCTCCACACCACCAATGGCGCCTGGGACATGGTGGCCGAAATTCGCGCCAACAGCCTCAGCGACTTCGACCGCATCCTGCGCGAGGTCCGCGACGTCGAAGGCGTGCTCAACAGCGAGACGAGCATACTTCTCAGCACCATCTGA
- a CDS encoding helix-turn-helix domain-containing protein: protein MTVPSEDAETASARAATAGQPRIGALLRARRRQMHMTLQALSDAAGVSVGYLSQIERDLAMPSLGTLAQIAQGLNAELNHFILAPAIDTGLSRASERMVFSVGGSPVSYERIGADFAGNQLSSFVITIPAGHRSEVFSHEGEELVYVLQGEILFGLDDDETTITPGDGLHFRGIQPHYWWNKTDRPVRLIWTGTLPLFRSRTPLPNETGMPQATPKPATTTKTKPHRK, encoded by the coding sequence GTGACCGTGCCATCTGAGGATGCAGAGACCGCATCCGCCAGGGCCGCGACTGCGGGCCAGCCGCGGATCGGCGCGCTGTTGCGTGCGCGCCGGCGGCAGATGCATATGACGCTGCAGGCGCTGAGCGATGCTGCGGGGGTATCGGTTGGCTATCTCAGCCAGATCGAGCGCGATCTCGCCATGCCTTCCCTCGGCACGCTTGCGCAGATCGCCCAGGGGCTGAACGCCGAGCTCAACCACTTCATCCTGGCACCGGCGATCGATACCGGTCTGTCACGCGCCAGCGAGCGCATGGTCTTTTCCGTCGGCGGCTCGCCGGTGTCCTATGAGCGGATCGGTGCGGACTTTGCCGGGAACCAGCTATCCAGCTTCGTCATCACCATCCCCGCCGGACACCGCTCGGAGGTGTTCAGCCATGAGGGCGAGGAACTGGTGTACGTCCTGCAGGGCGAAATCCTGTTCGGTCTCGATGACGACGAGACCACAATTACCCCCGGCGACGGCCTGCATTTTCGGGGTATCCAGCCACACTACTGGTGGAACAAGACGGATCGGCCCGTCCGGCTGATCTGGACCGGCACCCTGCCTCTGTTCCGATCCCGTACACCCTTGCCCAACGAGACCGGTATGCCTCAGGCAACCCCCAAGCCGGCGACGACAACAAAAACCAAACCTCATCGAAAATAG
- a CDS encoding ABC transporter ATP-binding protein, giving the protein MSQVRLEQITKSFGNITVIPPLDLEIADREFVVLVGPSGCGKTTTLRMIAGLETASSGTVRIGERDVTDLRPGLRNCSMVFQNYALYPHMTVAENIGYGMKVRGTSKADIEKSVAEAARILNLGAYLNRKPSALSGGQRQRVAIGRAIVRQPDVFLFDEPLSNLDAKLRIEMRTEIKLLHRRLQTTAVYVTHDQVEAMTMADRVVVMNQGRIEQAADPITLYEAPSNLFVAAFIGAPSMNFVEGTLERGDGGLWFKADGGIAARIPDTRAEKLGAFIGQAVVLGIRPEHTMASDVDAPKLSVQVRDIEPLGPHTLALGKVGQAAFTAQIHAASRVRPDDTIEVPIETQKMHFFLKQTGMAIGR; this is encoded by the coding sequence ATGTCCCAGGTCCGGTTGGAGCAGATCACCAAGTCCTTCGGTAACATCACCGTCATCCCGCCGCTCGATCTTGAAATCGCCGACCGGGAGTTCGTCGTTCTCGTCGGGCCGTCCGGTTGCGGCAAGACGACCACCCTGCGCATGATTGCCGGCCTTGAGACGGCATCTTCGGGCACGGTGCGGATCGGCGAGCGTGACGTCACCGATTTACGCCCGGGCCTGCGCAATTGCTCGATGGTGTTCCAGAATTACGCGCTCTACCCGCATATGACGGTGGCCGAGAACATCGGCTACGGCATGAAGGTGCGGGGCACTTCGAAGGCCGACATCGAAAAATCCGTCGCCGAGGCGGCCCGTATTCTCAATCTCGGCGCCTACCTCAATCGCAAGCCGAGCGCCCTTTCCGGTGGCCAGCGCCAGCGCGTCGCCATCGGTCGCGCGATCGTCCGCCAGCCCGATGTTTTCCTGTTCGATGAGCCGCTGTCGAACCTCGACGCCAAGCTGCGCATTGAAATGCGCACGGAAATCAAGCTGTTGCATCGACGTCTTCAGACGACTGCCGTCTACGTGACCCACGATCAGGTCGAGGCCATGACCATGGCCGACCGCGTCGTCGTCATGAATCAGGGACGCATCGAACAGGCCGCCGATCCGATCACCCTCTACGAGGCGCCGAGCAATCTGTTCGTCGCGGCATTCATCGGCGCGCCGAGCATGAATTTCGTCGAGGGAACGCTCGAGCGCGGCGACGGCGGGCTATGGTTCAAGGCGGATGGTGGCATCGCAGCCAGGATACCAGACACACGAGCCGAGAAACTCGGCGCTTTCATCGGTCAGGCCGTCGTGCTTGGCATTCGCCCGGAGCACACGATGGCGTCGGACGTCGATGCGCCGAAGCTCTCCGTGCAGGTACGCGATATCGAGCCCCTGGGGCCGCACACACTGGCGCTCGGCAAGGTCGGTCAGGCAGCGTTCACCGCACAGATCCACGCGGCATCGCGGGTCAGGCCGGACGACACGATCGAGGTCCCGATCGAGACGCAGAAGATGCACTTCTTCCTGAAGCAGACCGGCATGGCGATCGGTCGCTGA
- a CDS encoding GAF domain-containing protein gives MNSEQIAAALAEFDAAIAKDIDADAVWGALQTLCRQVIGAKLFTIMTVDMVNEVARRAYTSHPEEYPTSGTKPIRYDSWFDIVHKAHQTFVANTIVDISKVFGDHETIWALGCGSVANIPVVVGGELLGTVNCLDVEHHYTPERVALSKHLELPAKLAFLAAARSAKN, from the coding sequence ATGAACAGTGAACAGATCGCTGCCGCGTTGGCTGAATTCGACGCGGCGATTGCCAAGGACATCGACGCGGACGCCGTATGGGGCGCGCTTCAGACGCTTTGCCGCCAGGTGATCGGCGCCAAGCTCTTCACGATCATGACCGTCGACATGGTCAACGAAGTCGCCCGTCGCGCCTATACCTCGCATCCGGAGGAATACCCGACCTCCGGCACCAAGCCGATCCGCTACGACAGCTGGTTCGACATCGTGCACAAGGCGCATCAGACCTTCGTCGCCAATACGATTGTCGACATCTCCAAGGTATTCGGCGACCACGAAACGATCTGGGCACTCGGCTGCGGATCGGTCGCCAACATCCCCGTCGTTGTCGGTGGCGAACTGCTCGGAACCGTCAACTGCCTCGACGTCGAACATCATTACACGCCCGAGCGCGTTGCCCTGTCGAAGCATCTGGAACTGCCGGCCAAGCTGGCTTTCCTCGCCGCCGCTCGCTCGGCCAAGAACTGA
- a CDS encoding ABC transporter permease has protein sequence MTTLRDWLIDDSPASPMQARLGRFYRIFGALMHNPLAVVGAIIILVLVLTALFAPWIATHDPLRQALGERLLPPSAEHWMGTDELGRDIWSRVVYGARITLAIVTLVAVLAAPAGLVIGVAAGYFGGWVDRILMGITDIFLSLPKLILALAFVAALGPGIENAIIAIAITSWPGYARVARAETMTFKNSEFISAVRLLGASSLRVNLGHVLPLCTSSMIVRVTLDMAGIILTAAGLGFIGLGAQPPLPEWGAMISRGRSFILDQWWVATMPGFAIILVSLGFCFLGDGLRDVLDPKSGEQR, from the coding sequence ATGACAACACTTCGCGACTGGCTGATCGACGACAGCCCCGCCTCGCCGATGCAAGCGCGCCTTGGCAGGTTCTACCGGATTTTCGGCGCGCTGATGCACAATCCGCTCGCCGTGGTCGGCGCGATCATCATCCTGGTGCTCGTGTTGACCGCACTGTTCGCACCCTGGATCGCGACGCATGATCCGCTTCGCCAGGCACTCGGCGAGCGCCTGCTGCCGCCAAGTGCCGAGCATTGGATGGGAACCGACGAACTCGGCCGCGATATCTGGTCGCGCGTCGTCTACGGTGCACGCATCACGCTGGCGATTGTGACGCTGGTGGCGGTGCTCGCAGCGCCCGCCGGCCTGGTGATCGGTGTTGCCGCCGGCTATTTCGGCGGCTGGGTCGATCGCATCCTCATGGGCATCACCGACATTTTCCTGTCGCTGCCCAAGCTGATCCTGGCGCTTGCCTTTGTCGCGGCGCTTGGTCCCGGCATCGAAAATGCGATCATCGCCATCGCCATCACCTCCTGGCCGGGTTACGCCCGTGTCGCCCGTGCCGAGACGATGACCTTCAAGAACTCGGAATTCATCTCGGCCGTGCGGCTGCTCGGTGCGTCGAGCCTCCGGGTCAATCTCGGTCACGTCCTGCCGCTCTGCACCTCTTCGATGATCGTGCGCGTCACGCTGGACATGGCCGGCATCATCCTGACGGCAGCCGGCCTCGGCTTTATCGGGCTGGGCGCCCAGCCGCCGCTTCCCGAATGGGGTGCGATGATCTCGCGCGGCCGTTCCTTCATTCTCGACCAGTGGTGGGTGGCAACCATGCCAGGCTTTGCCATCATCCTCGTCAGCCTCGGCTTCTGCTTCCTTGGAGACGGTCTGCGCGATGTGCTCGATCCGAAGAGCGGGGAGCAACGCTGA
- a CDS encoding ABC transporter permease has translation MANNNTTTAPAPTRRAGAQSPGRRRLFSLLGFLVTLGVTFIGLLAITFFIGRIVPIDPVLAVVGDRAPVAVYERVREEMGLDRPLAAQFVSYVGDVVTGNFGTAVSTGKPVIEDLARVFPATLEMATLGIILGVLIGVPLGVVAASRRGSWLDQGIRVVGLLGYSVPAFWLGLVGLAVFYAKLKWVGGPGRVDIFYDGVVTPITGLILVDSIIAGDWEIFRNAVWHLILPASCLGFFSLAYIARMTRSFMLDQLSQEYVTTARVKGVPERLVIWRHAFRPIRVPLITVIGLSYAGLLEGSVMIETIFSWPGIGNYLTVALLNADMAAVLGSTLVIGAVFIGINKISDVLYRVLDPRAR, from the coding sequence GTGGCAAACAACAACACGACTACAGCGCCCGCGCCGACGCGCCGCGCCGGGGCACAAAGCCCGGGCAGACGGCGCCTTTTTTCGCTGCTTGGCTTTCTCGTCACGCTTGGCGTGACCTTCATCGGGCTGCTCGCAATCACCTTCTTCATCGGCCGCATCGTGCCGATCGACCCAGTGCTCGCCGTCGTCGGCGACCGTGCCCCCGTCGCCGTCTATGAGCGCGTCCGCGAGGAAATGGGTCTCGATCGACCGCTGGCCGCCCAGTTCGTCAGCTATGTCGGCGATGTGGTCACCGGCAACTTCGGCACGGCAGTATCAACCGGCAAGCCGGTGATCGAGGATCTCGCCCGGGTCTTCCCGGCGACGCTGGAGATGGCGACGCTCGGCATCATCCTCGGCGTACTGATCGGCGTGCCGCTCGGCGTCGTCGCCGCAAGCCGCCGCGGCTCCTGGCTCGATCAGGGCATCCGCGTCGTCGGCCTGCTCGGTTATTCGGTGCCGGCCTTCTGGCTCGGCCTCGTCGGGCTCGCCGTCTTCTACGCGAAGCTGAAATGGGTCGGCGGCCCTGGTCGGGTCGATATCTTCTACGACGGCGTCGTCACCCCGATCACCGGCCTTATCCTCGTCGACAGCATCATCGCCGGCGACTGGGAGATCTTCCGCAACGCGGTCTGGCATCTCATCCTGCCGGCGTCCTGCCTCGGCTTCTTCTCGCTTGCCTATATCGCCCGCATGACACGGTCCTTCATGCTCGATCAGTTGAGCCAGGAATATGTGACGACGGCGCGGGTCAAGGGCGTTCCGGAACGGCTCGTGATCTGGCGCCATGCCTTCCGCCCGATCCGCGTGCCGCTGATCACCGTCATAGGGCTTTCCTATGCCGGCCTGCTCGAAGGCTCCGTGATGATCGAGACGATCTTTTCGTGGCCCGGCATCGGCAACTACCTGACCGTCGCCCTGCTCAACGCCGACATGGCGGCCGTCCTCGGCTCGACCCTGGTGATCGGCGCGGTCTTCATCGGCATCAACAAGATATCGGACGTGCTCTATCGCGTGCTCGATCCGCGTGCGCGCTAG
- a CDS encoding OsmC family protein, giving the protein MADVKVRTRETGATAVVGRTGFPHVTSVTGGELDIVTGPSQPGYGPLDLLYASLASCLVLSARIAASRFGVLDRLTEVSARVTGEKAHDEPSRIGKFEIVFDIKGDFDDATRHAIAEAAENEICTVSNTLRGNPEFVTRYAD; this is encoded by the coding sequence ATGGCAGACGTGAAGGTAAGGACGCGAGAAACAGGCGCCACGGCAGTGGTGGGCAGGACCGGCTTTCCGCACGTGACTTCGGTTACCGGCGGCGAACTGGATATCGTGACGGGCCCGTCGCAGCCGGGCTACGGACCGCTTGACCTGCTCTATGCTTCGCTCGCCAGCTGCCTGGTATTGAGCGCCCGCATTGCCGCCAGCCGTTTTGGCGTCCTCGACCGGTTGACCGAAGTCAGCGCCAGGGTGACGGGCGAGAAGGCCCATGACGAACCGTCACGGATCGGGAAATTCGAGATCGTCTTCGACATCAAAGGCGATTTTGACGACGCGACCCGGCATGCCATTGCCGAGGCTGCCGAAAATGAAATCTGCACCGTCAGCAACACCTTGCGCGGCAACCCGGAATTTGTGACCCGATACGCAGATTGA